The DNA sequence TCCTTTCAGCGGTAATGACGCCTTGATCTGCAATGGTTTCCGGTAAAACCACGACAAACTCTTCTCCGCCGTATCGACAGGCATAATCAACTTTTCGTATACGACGACGAATGACGTCTGCAAATCTGGTGAGGACATGATCACCTTCTATATGTCCATAGGTGTCGTTGAAATGTTTAAAATTATCAATATCCATCATGAGGATTGATAAGGGATGTTTGAATCGGTTGGCACGGGCGATTTCTGCTTCCAGAACATTATAACAATGCCTGGTATTATATAGTTTTGTTAAGCCATCTGTAATGCTTAATTCTATGTATCTCTTCTCACTCTCCCGCAGCGCCTCCTCCGCCTGCTTGCCTGCCTCTTTGGCAGACAGGCGCTCGGTGATGTCCTCAATTGTACCCTCGTAATGTGTTATATTACCTTGTCCATCCTTTACAGTATGGGCGTTGATTGAAACCCAGATTGTTTCCCCACTTTTTTTGCGAAACCGTGTCTCGTACTTTTCTACCTTTCCTTCCTTAGATAAGATTCTTTTAAAAATTTCTCTATCTTCAGGATTGACGTACATCTGAGTTGCAGTTACATTATTGATTAATTCTTCAGATGTATCATATCCATACATTTTTACAAGGGCAGGATTAGCACTTAGAATGCGTCCCTCGGGTGTGGTTTGATAGATTCCGAGAATCGCATCATTGAAGATATTGCGGTATTTCTCCTCTGTCTGGAGGAGCTCTTTTGTTTTCTGGTACTTGTACTCCCTCCTGAAATAGAGCAAAGAAACTGTAAGGAAGAGGAATATGACGAAACCTGTAGCTGCGGAGCGGATGAAATACCCGTATAATGACTTCAGGATTGCATCTTTCTCCTGCCCGACAATGACTGACCAGCCAATCCCCCTTACAGGTGCAAGAGATACATAGGAGATGCTCCCCTTTTCTTTTGCATCTGAAACTTCCATATCAGTCAAGACCCCTGCGCCTGCCTTTTCCAGTACGCGTGCGTCAGGGTATTTCGTTATGTTCTCCTCATAGGGAAAAACATTACTGAATATGATGTTCCCTTCCTGGTCGAGGAGGGTAACACTCTTTCTGGGATCTAATGTATTTGCCCTGATGAGGGTGGTAAATAAGGAGGTGTGTTGGATACCACACAGTATCCCGATGACTTTACCGTTTCTGTCAAATACCGGTACGGATACGGCAACAGCGAGACCTTTTTCCAGGACAATCCTCCGGTATATGGTAGAAATATAGGGTTTCCATTTCCTACTTACCCCTTTATACAAGTCACGGTAGGCAAAGTTCTTGCCAAACCCCTCTTTGCTCACCGGGTAGTTTGCCCAGATAGTTCCATATTGATCGTAGAGAACGAGGGCATCAATTTCAGTATGATGCTTGCTTAAGGATTGTAGGTGATACAAGGCACGGTGAAAGTCCTTCTTCTTCACTGCATCGATAAAGAGGGGACGTTGTGCGTAGGATTCCAGAATACCGATAGCTGCTTTTTGATGCTCATATATGACCGAGGAGAGGAGATTCGCCGTTGATGAATTTTCAGCGATTGTATCCTTTACTACATACTTATAGTGGTTGCGTGTGATGTGAAAGGTGATGAAAAAGGTAATAATCAAGAGAAACGCGATTATTACGGCATATAATTTCTTCCCTTCAAATAAGGTTTTCATGCATCTCCCTGCCTATTTAGTAACAGCGTATCGGATTCTTTGATTCTCTGTTTTAAGAAGGGTATCTCTTCGATTAATTTCGGATGTGTGCTGGATGTATCTTTCATCTGGCCTCCCTATGGTGATAAATAGTGCCAAGATATATTAAGATATTAAGAATATTATAGTAGATAAGCAGAAGTGTCAATTGTAAATCCATGTGAAACATAAATAAATAACATGGATTTACAATGGATAACCCGTGTTCGTATTGATTCAGTGAATAGTCGTTAGTGAATAGTGAACAGTGATGAAGACAGTGAAACCGTACATCGTACATAGTACATAGTGTTTTAAAACGATGTACTATGTACGAACGACGAACGACAAAGTAAGGGTATATAATTGATATAAGGAGCAGGGGTAAGGGATTCTCGATACTTGATACTGGATGCTTGTGAATAGTAAATAGTGAATGATATCCGAAATCCGAAATAGGATGAAAAGAAAAGAGGCAGGCCTGCGGCTACCCACTATTCACGATAATGCCGTATCTCGTTCCTCGTATCTCGTTTTTTTAACGCTTCACGCTTCACGTAAGGTTTAATCCCGACAGCGGAGGGACATAACGCTTCACGGGTTTCATCGCTTCACGGGTGTTGGCCTTTATCCGGTAAGCATAAGGAATTGCGTTGCAGGAATTACATAACAGTTATCACGGAAAACCTCTGCGGTATTGCAATGATAGACAATCTGATAAAAAGGGATATTCAACTTCTTGTTGAAAAATTTTCCAGGAGCACTGATTGCAGTATCCGTTTCTTTTGCTTCAAACAAAGCAACAGGGCGATTATCTTTTACAAGAACAAAGTCCACTTCGTGTCTATTCTTATCTTTTATATACATGACTTCGAAATTTCCCAACCCTGTTTCAGTGAGTCGTGATGCCATTCCGAGGAGACTTACGGCAATCAGATTTTCAAAACGGTAACCTGTATCGGAAATATTCGACCAGTCGTAGAAGTACAGCTTGGCCTCCTTCTTCACGGAGCGCAGAATATTTTTATGCCATGGCCTGATTGTAAAAATCAGATATAACTCTTTCAAAATCTCAAGCCAATTCGCTATCGTTGCATGGTGGTAGCCGGTATCTTCGCGCAGGGAATTAATGCTAAGCGGAGATCCGACCTTTGTGGGAAGTATTTCTATAAGTTGTTCAACGCCTCTTATATCTGCGATCCTTGATAAATCACGTATATCCTCTTTTGCAAGAAGCGTTTTGTATTCACCCTGCCATCTCCGGTGAAATCTCGGCGAACCCTTAAGGAATGGTTCAGGAAACCCGCCAAAGGTAAGCAGATTTGCAAGATGACTCTCAAGGCCGGCATTGTCTACTTTTCTGGCATAATTAACCAACAAATCTCCTTTTGTAAAAACCTCATCGTTTTTAACAATATAAGAGAAGTTCTCTGCCGCCTCCGGCAGTCCAAGAGGGAACATCTGGTATGAAAAGTACCGTCCTATTAAAGAATCTCCTGATTTTTTGTATAAGCCCAGACGGGCGCTGCCCGTAACAAGAAGCCTTATGTTGTCTTTGCTGACATCATAAATGCCCTTGAGAATATTTCGCCAGTTTTTGTGCTTATGGATTTCGTCGAAGACAAGAGGGACGGGTTCACCTTTGAATTTATTGTCAATAATATTCCTGAAATAAAGGGGGTTTCTGTTATATTCTTTCATAACAACCGGATCGTCCCAGTTGAAATACATACTCTCAAAACCAAGGGATGCAAGCCATTTTTTTGCAAAAGTAGTCTTCCCTATCTGCCTTGGGCCTGTGAGAAATACCATTTTGCCTGCATTCATTTCGGGATCAAAAATGTATGTGCCAACCAGTCGTTCCATATAACCAATTTATACCAATATGTAAAAAAGTCAAGTCTATTTTACACAATCATGTAAAACAGACAAGAGAGAGCTCAAGGGTCAGGCCACTGACAAGGGACAGGCTGAAGACTGAAGGCGATAAAGACTGTTCAAAGTTCAATGCTCAATGTTTTCTGATTGCCATGAGCCATGGGCTTTTATCGCTTCACGGTTCGCCATCCAGTATTCAGCCTACGCTTCACCATTTACTGTCCGAGGTATAAGTCACCCTGGATAGTGATGTTTTTATCTTTAAGTTTAGCTGACAACTCTTCCTTATTTAACGCAAAGAGGGGGCTGATTTCGACCTGTATGTCAGGCGGAGCAACCACCCCCGCCGATTCCAGCCAGCCTTTATAAAGATTGACCATATCTGCGCGCGCTGTTTCAGCAGAGTCAACACCTTCCTTGTTTTTTACAGGAGAGAATTCTTCTTCCCGGATTACCTCCATGAAACACGCCTTGCCGGCAAAGGATATGGCGTCGAACACAAAGGTTTCAAATTTCCACCCGGTGACTTTTATCTTTTTGCTGTCATGCGCGATTGTGTCGATATGTTTTACGGCACGGTGGTAGGGAAGGGCGAATCCATGATAATTGAGCCGCTTAATTAACCCGAGGCTCAATACGTGTATTGCTGTATTGCCAGCCCAGTAGAGGATGTTGCCATCCTTATCGAGGGCGCGCATATCTTCTTCTTTCATTTCACTGTATTCAATAATGGCTCCCTTGCCGCCTACGGACACACAGACGCCGACTTTTTCATCAATGTTTTTGCGTTTGACGGCCTTTGTGGATATTTCCGCATTCTCCATCCTGTGATATCCGAGGAATAGAGGGTCTACTATCGTTGCGAGAGGGTTGTCCACCTGGCAGTAAAAAAGTTCTGTAATCCCCTGGTTTATCAACCGGGTAAGAAGGCCGGAATCATGGAGCGCCTTGAGAGATCCGCCATGGCCATCAGGATTTTCGAAAATACCGGTTTCATCTTTCAGGATCAGCTTTCCTTGAGGGGTAATGCTTGGAAGCCTCCCCTGCTGAAAGAAATGCACGTTTTCCCTGTTCAACCCGAAAAACGTATGTTCATTGAAGAACTTCACGGTCTCATGGTGGTTTTCGTAGCTTGTCATGATGAGGAGCGGTATCGTAGTATCATAATGTATTGATGCCGCCCCGACAGATTCACAGAAGAGCTGAAAGAGGGTTTTTCCCTTTACGGGTGATACAGGAAGGGTGCCTTTCGGGCCGTCAAAACCGAGCCTTGACCCCTGACCGCCGGCAACGATTAAAACAGCGGTTGCATGTTTTCGGATCAATGATTCTCCCAGTTGTCTTGCCTCTTCCCTGCGTGCATTTTCTTCGTCTGTTTTTGGGGTTGAAATCACTGATGCCGGTCTTATATCGCCGGAATGTACCGGTGAGGTCTTTTTGTGCATGAAATTTTCGTGTATCTTAAAAACAAGGTCTAAATTTACGCCTTGCAGGCCTTCGAGGAATTGCCTTTTTCTTTCATCGGGGAGATTTATATAATGGTCTGTTATATGCTGCTGGTTGTATGTTTTTAAGATTTCAAAGAGTGCTGTTTCAGTCATGTCTCATCTCCGGTTTATTTATTATATCTGATATCATACATTATTTGCTTAAACTTCTTCACCAGCGTTATGATGTTCTTGCCGGAGGTTGTCTCATAATGCATCTCATCCATGATGGAGCGCATTATGTGGAGCCCCATTCCGCCTATCGGCATAGCGTTTTTATTATATCATTTTTATATTCATTTATTAATTTATTTCACATGGGCCTCGCTGAAAGCATTTGTTTGCGCGTTGGCACTGCTCGGGTCTATGGCGTTTACAGTGGCCCCAACCCAGTCCGCGGGCAAGGTCGCCAATAAGCTCGACCGCTTCGCCATCGGCGACCGCGACGAGCTGAAATACAACGCCGACAGCTCACTTGATATTTTCATTCAGCATAAGTCGCCCGGCAAGGACAAGGAATCCAACTGGCTGCCGTCGCCGGACAAAGGCGTGCTTAGCGTTACCATGCGCCTGTACGCGCCGAAAGCACAGGTCGTTGATGGACGATGGGCGCCTCCGGTGGTCAAGAGAGTGGAGTAGGTGTCTAATGATTAAGAGACCACAAGGAAAGCAAACCAGCTATTATTAGTGCGTATAAAATTAGTGCGAATAAAACCTTTGTGCATTAAACATGCAGAAAAGACTGAAACGCAATCATTTGTAGCAATCTACCTCTATTAATAATCATTTTAGTTATAATGTTATCAAGTTAGGAGGTTACAAAAAGCTGCTTAAACTTGCAAACTTTGTGTTGAGAAGTTTTATCAACACGGGTATATTAAAAAAGCTATAGGTTCAAAAAAACAGGAGGGAATAATGAAAATTATGAAATGTATAGTTGGGAAGAGCTTGCTTGCTCTGTTGCTGCTTGCGAACGTAGCCTTCGCCGCCGAACCCTTGCCATCCTGGAACGACACCGCACCGAAGAAGGCCATCGTCGCCTTCGTCGAGAAAGTGACAAAATCCGGATCGCCGGACTTTGTGCCAGTCGCCGAGCGCATCGCCACCTTCGACAATGACGGTACGTTGTGGTCCGAGCAGCCGATGTATTTCCAGTTCCTCTTCGCCCTTGACCGCGTGAAGGAGCTCGCACCGCAGCATCCGGAATGGAAGACTAAAGAGCCCTTCGCCTCACTGCTCAAGGGCGACGTGAAGGACGCCATCGCAGGCGGTGAACCGGCCATCGCGCAGATCCTCATGGCCACGCATGCCGGCATGACCACTGAGGAGTTCGAGCAAATCGTCAAGGCCTGGCTCGCCACAGCGAAGCATCCCAAGACCAAGCGGCCTTATACGGAGATGGTCTATCAGCCCATGCTGGAACTGCTGGCCTACCTACGGGCGAACGGCTTCAAGACCTTCATCGTTTCCGGAGGCGAATCCGCATTTATGCGCCCGTGGACGGAGAAGATCTATGACATCCCACCCGAGCAGGTCATTGGCAGCAGCATTAAGACCAAGTTTGAATTGCGCGACGGCAAGCCGGTGCTGGTGCGCCTGCCGGACATCAATTTTATTGACGATAATGAGGGTAAGCCGGTGGGCATCAACTCACACATCGGACGGCGCCCCATTGCGGCATTCGGCAACTCTGACGGCGACCTCCAAATGCTCCAGTGGACGACCGCTGGAAGGGGTGCCCGCTTCGGCCTTATTGTGCACCACACCGATGCAGCCCGCGAATGGGCCTACGACCGTACGTCCTCCATCGGTCGACTTGACAAGGCGCTCGACGAAGCTAAGGTCAAAGGCTGGACGGTTGTTGACATGAAGAACGACTGGAAGATCATCTACCCATTCGAGAAGAGGTAACAACGGGGCAATGTCGGGCATGCCAGGTGACAACCGGTTGCAGCGGACGGCACTGGCGTGCCAGGCTGACCCCAATTTAATACTCTCTTTTAACTCATAATCTTCAATTCCTGGGTATGGTTCGTACTGACGCATTGCAGGTAAAGCTCGTATGCGCACGTTGCTTCCTGATATACGTAACATATTTTTCTTCATTCTCACCTTTCATCAACACCAGCGAAAACAGTTATTGACACAGAGGGAGCGGCCTATGATCTACTGGCCAAGATGCACCAAGGCATTGCGGAGTGGAGTACTGGAGATCTTTATCAGCCCTTGGTACGGATGGTCCAACTCCTGGATTAGAAAGAGTGATCCCGAGAGGGATAACGCGCAGAGGAGCAAAACGATAATTACCGTTGTGTTGCGAGGGGAGAACAGGCCAAAGCTGGTGAAGATAAGGGTGAGCCAGAAGACCAGTATCACGAGGAACGACATCGGGAGAGAGCTCTGTCCGAGTTGCTCGATGAGGTGCCAGCGAGCTTCGGCGATGTTGTCGCTGAGCTGCAGAGCCCGTGACTGATGCCAGCGCTGGGTATCGTTCTTTGGAGACAGTTGCTGCAGTTTGTCCTGAATATTTTCGAGCCCACCCCCTCCTCCTGTCTCACGGATCTTTGTGGTCATGTGCTTCTCTTCTGACCAGATCCTCTGGATAGTGGAGGTAACGCCGCTTCGCAGAAGATCGCGGATTTCCTTCGTTTCCGGCCCGTAATGGGCCATGACGCGGTCGAGAAGAACAATCTTTGAGGCAGTCTGCCTGAGTTCGTTGTTCATGGTATCAAAAGTTCCCTTCGCCGAGGAGATCAGCAGGCCAAGGACGAGGGCTGCCAGTGTCGCAATTATACCGGCTCCCAGCTTCACGACATCCTTTGAATCATCGTTCACATGATGTTCGGGCAAAAGGGCGCGAAGCAACATGCCGAACAGCGCGCCGCCAAAGATGCAGACAAAAGCGATTAAAGAAATTGTCAGGGATTCCACTATTAACCTCCGTCTACGGGTCCTGAAACATGCCGATCATAGGCAAGACGTGTCGCCCTTGAAAAAACAATGGGGGGCAGGACTATCTCAACGATCACCACATGCTTTAGCTGTATGACTTATCTCCTTCATCCAAGCTGACAGATCTGACTATGGTAAGCAGTTCCGGAGCTAATTTATGTATAGGATGCGCCTGCGTGATCACCTTTGCTTGCCCCTTACCACTTTCAGTCTGGTTTCGATGTTTTGATGTATTCTGTTGTTTTATTTAGCGATCATTCCTTTTTTTTACTGATTACTTTACCGTGAGCGGCCGTTAACTCCCGGGTTATTTGGGAAGTGTGCTGGTATCGTACACTGCAATGATGCGCACGTTCTGGTAACGGTGCTCGACCTGCAGTGATTCGC is a window from the Pseudomonadota bacterium genome containing:
- a CDS encoding DUF4239 domain-containing protein — translated: MESLTISLIAFVCIFGGALFGMLLRALLPEHHVNDDSKDVVKLGAGIIATLAALVLGLLISSAKGTFDTMNNELRQTASKIVLLDRVMAHYGPETKEIRDLLRSGVTSTIQRIWSEEKHMTTKIRETGGGGGLENIQDKLQQLSPKNDTQRWHQSRALQLSDNIAEARWHLIEQLGQSSLPMSFLVILVFWLTLIFTSFGLFSPRNTTVIIVLLLCALSLSGSLFLIQELDHPYQGLIKISSTPLRNALVHLGQ
- a CDS encoding diguanylate cyclase, which produces MKTLFEGKKLYAVIIAFLLIITFFITFHITRNHYKYVVKDTIAENSSTANLLSSVIYEHQKAAIGILESYAQRPLFIDAVKKKDFHRALYHLQSLSKHHTEIDALVLYDQYGTIWANYPVSKEGFGKNFAYRDLYKGVSRKWKPYISTIYRRIVLEKGLAVAVSVPVFDRNGKVIGILCGIQHTSLFTTLIRANTLDPRKSVTLLDQEGNIIFSNVFPYEENITKYPDARVLEKAGAGVLTDMEVSDAKEKGSISYVSLAPVRGIGWSVIVGQEKDAILKSLYGYFIRSAATGFVIFLFLTVSLLYFRREYKYQKTKELLQTEEKYRNIFNDAILGIYQTTPEGRILSANPALVKMYGYDTSEELINNVTATQMYVNPEDREIFKRILSKEGKVEKYETRFRKKSGETIWVSINAHTVKDGQGNITHYEGTIEDITERLSAKEAGKQAEEALRESEKRYIELSITDGLTKLYNTRHCYNVLEAEIARANRFKHPLSILMMDIDNFKHFNDTYGHIEGDHVLTRFADVIRRRIRKVDYACRYGGEEFVVVLPETIADQGVITAER
- a CDS encoding HAD family hydrolase, whose product is MKIMKCIVGKSLLALLLLANVAFAAEPLPSWNDTAPKKAIVAFVEKVTKSGSPDFVPVAERIATFDNDGTLWSEQPMYFQFLFALDRVKELAPQHPEWKTKEPFASLLKGDVKDAIAGGEPAIAQILMATHAGMTTEEFEQIVKAWLATAKHPKTKRPYTEMVYQPMLELLAYLRANGFKTFIVSGGESAFMRPWTEKIYDIPPEQVIGSSIKTKFELRDGKPVLVRLPDINFIDDNEGKPVGINSHIGRRPIAAFGNSDGDLQMLQWTTAGRGARFGLIVHHTDAAREWAYDRTSSIGRLDKALDEAKVKGWTVVDMKNDWKIIYPFEKR
- a CDS encoding ATP-binding protein; translation: MERLVGTYIFDPEMNAGKMVFLTGPRQIGKTTFAKKWLASLGFESMYFNWDDPVVMKEYNRNPLYFRNIIDNKFKGEPVPLVFDEIHKHKNWRNILKGIYDVSKDNIRLLVTGSARLGLYKKSGDSLIGRYFSYQMFPLGLPEAAENFSYIVKNDEVFTKGDLLVNYARKVDNAGLESHLANLLTFGGFPEPFLKGSPRFHRRWQGEYKTLLAKEDIRDLSRIADIRGVEQLIEILPTKVGSPLSINSLREDTGYHHATIANWLEILKELYLIFTIRPWHKNILRSVKKEAKLYFYDWSNISDTGYRFENLIAVSLLGMASRLTETGLGNFEVMYIKDKNRHEVDFVLVKDNRPVALFEAKETDTAISAPGKFFNKKLNIPFYQIVYHCNTAEVFRDNCYVIPATQFLMLTG
- a CDS encoding UTP--glucose-1-phosphate uridylyltransferase, translated to MTETALFEILKTYNQQHITDHYINLPDERKRQFLEGLQGVNLDLVFKIHENFMHKKTSPVHSGDIRPASVISTPKTDEENARREEARQLGESLIRKHATAVLIVAGGQGSRLGFDGPKGTLPVSPVKGKTLFQLFCESVGAASIHYDTTIPLLIMTSYENHHETVKFFNEHTFFGLNRENVHFFQQGRLPSITPQGKLILKDETGIFENPDGHGGSLKALHDSGLLTRLINQGITELFYCQVDNPLATIVDPLFLGYHRMENAEISTKAVKRKNIDEKVGVCVSVGGKGAIIEYSEMKEEDMRALDKDGNILYWAGNTAIHVLSLGLIKRLNYHGFALPYHRAVKHIDTIAHDSKKIKVTGWKFETFVFDAISFAGKACFMEVIREEEFSPVKNKEGVDSAETARADMVNLYKGWLESAGVVAPPDIQVEISPLFALNKEELSAKLKDKNITIQGDLYLGQ